In Crassostrea angulata isolate pt1a10 chromosome 6, ASM2561291v2, whole genome shotgun sequence, a genomic segment contains:
- the LOC128188748 gene encoding GTP-binding protein REM 1-like, producing the protein MIRSKSVNDFLDFESREDFAVSKSRTSLSVPNAHRDQDFRRNSNISCETSSSYYSMSNEHLITGNRCDSLTLPEILHVAVLGDRGVGKHTLLHYFRDTEDIWSDLTDFEEDTEICVSLDGKETSLLFVEQQNLENVEACGYMDAIVVVYSVADIWSFKLANKIVGEIRKHSQNPVILVANKVDLARGRAVSTKDGEKVATRFSCKYVEISLVLNHNVDDLLVGIVRQARAQSRHDSSNLSSSTEKQRNKVRQFTNKLVKRWRKIRPKRSRCNNLFDA; encoded by the exons atgattcgGTCGAAAAGTGTGAACGATTTTCTAGACTTTGAATCTCGCGAAGATTTTGCAGTGTCCAAGTCAAGGACCTCGTTGTCAGTCCCGAATGCACACCGAGACCAAGATTTTAGAAGGAATAGTAACATCAGTTGTGAAACCTCCTCTAGCTACTACAGCATGTCTAACGAACACTTGATTACTGGTAACCGTTGCGACAGCTTGACCCTCCCCGAAATCCTCCACGTGGCAGTTTTGGGAGACCGTGGGGTGGGGAAACATACCTTACTTCATTACTTTCGCGACACGGAGGATATCTGGAGCGATCTCACAG attttgaGGAAGACACCGAAATATGTGTTTCTCTGGATGGCAAGGAGACGTCCTTGCTGTTTGTCGAACAGCAGAATTTAGAG aatGTAGAAGCCTGTGGTTATATGGATGCCATTGTTGTTGTGTACTCGGTTGCGGACATTTGGTCATTTAAACTTGCCAATAAGATCGTTGGAGAAATTCGGAAACATTCCCAGAATCCAGTAATTCTCGTTGCCAACAAAGTGGACTTGGCTAGAGGACGCGCTGTTTCGACAAAAG aTGGTGAAAAGGTTGCGACAAGGTTCAGTTGCAAGTACGTGGAGATATCCCTAGTCCTCAACCATAACGTCGACGATCTGCTAGTGGGTATCGTTCGTCAAGCTCGAGCACAATCTCGTCACGATTCATCGAACTTATCGTCATCGACAGAAAAACAACGAAACAAAGTTCGACAATTCACCAATAAACTCGTCAAGCGATGGAGAAAGATTCGACCCAAACGATCGCGTTGTAACAATCTATTTGACGCTTAA
- the LOC128190444 gene encoding linear primary-alkylsulfatase-like, with the protein MEGPQVAFLVLLLALTGYLGNRLWAAINGPSYRERILRLASADQQLTNHTAEFARPEILQVSDGLYMAIGYALANSIMIEGKDEIVIVDVTESYETGLAIMSAFRNITKKPVAAIVYTHNHADHTYGAKAFIENDQNPPDIWAHESTNREFIRTFTANAAGYRRAMRQFGVFLPNSVNSGIGKMLKYGDGKATIGLVFPNKFVNQKVTNLTLAGIEMSIVHIPGETDDQIGVWLPKQEAFLCADDVYKAFPNLYAIRGTPDRNLLQWVESIDTIIEYSPQHLVPSHTRPVEGKSKIQDILTAYRDAIQYIHDQTVRYINQGMDVIDIAKKVVLPESLRTHPYLQEFYGTTEWSVKTVFTSYLGWFNGDAVDLSPLSKTERADRMIKLVGVSKLLEQAREALRAKDFQWALELSSYVLIMNPGHREATEIKLDCLTSLGSRQKSANGRNYYLTSAFELAGLVDSSISLKKNRENGIKILPIDFIFKALQVRFKPEDCGQVTTSVYFVFQDSNTHISLIIRNGIAIVKHGECLHCDLVVTTTETVFKDMIGSRIKAITAYGSGEIEIQGGAMNFRNIMSCFERNK; encoded by the exons ATGGAAGGACCGCAAGTGGCATTTTTGGTGCTTTTGTTGGCGTTAACAGGTTACCTTGGTAACCGATTATGGGCGGCCATTAATGGTCCGTCATACAGGGAACGAATCCTTCGCTTGGCCTCGGCAGATCAACAGCTCACCAACCACACCGCCGAGTTTGCTCGACCTGAAATTCTCCAA gTATCTGACGGACTTTACATGGCTATAGGATACGCGCTAGCCAACTCTATAATGATCGAGGGAAAGGATGAAATAGTGATAGTTGACGTAACGGAAAGTTACGAGACTGGTCTAGCAATCATGTCCGCCTTCCGGAACATCACCAAGAAGCCGGTAGCGGCAATcgtgtacacccataaccatgCAGACCACACATATGGAGCAAAG GCTTTTATCGAAAACGATCAGAATCCCCCGGACATCTGGGCCCATGAGAGCACGAATAGAGAATTTATACGAACGTTTACGGCGAATGCAGCCGGGTACCGACGTGCTATGCGCCAGTTCGGCGTTTTCCTGCCAAACTCGGTGAATTCTGGGAttgggaaaatgttgaaatatggCGACGGAAAGGCAACTATAGGACTCGTTTTTCCAAATAAATTTGTGAACCAAAAAGTCACAAATTTAACTTTAGCTG GCATTGAAATGTCCATCGTTCACATCCCTGGAGAGACGGACGATCAGATAGGTGTATGGTTACCCAAACAGGAAGCATTTCTATGTGCCGATGACGTCTATAAGGCATTCCCCAATCTGTACGCCATTCGAGGAACTCCCGACCGAAATCTCCTACAGTGGGTAGAATCTATAGACACAATCATAGAATACAGTCCACAGCACCTGGTACCTAGTCATACACGTCCGGTAGAAGGAAAGTCGAAAATACAGGATATACTGACGGCCTACCGTGATGCGATTCAATATATCCACGACCAAACCGTGAGGTATATCAACCAAGGAATGGATGTCATTGACATTGCAAAGAAAGTGGTTTTGCCTGAAAGTCTTAGAACGCATCCGTACTTACAAGAGTTTTATGGCACCACAGAATGGTCAGTCAAGACCGTGTTCACGTCATATTTGGGTTGGTTCAACGGTGACGCAGTTGATTTGTCTCCCTTGTCCAAGACGGAACGTGCAGATCGAATGATAAAATTAGTCGGTGTGAGCAAGTTATTAGAACAGGCCCGAGAGGCACTGAGGGCAAAGGATTTCCAATGGGCATTAGAACTTTCCAGTTATGTCCTCATAATGAATCCTGGACACCGAGAAGCAACGGAAATAAAACTCGATTGTTTGACGTCACTAGGTTCCCGCCAAAAAAGCGCCAACGGACGGAATTATTATCTTACCAGTGCTTTTGAACTTGCTGGATTAGTTGACAGctcaatttctttaaaaaagaacagaGAAAATGGCATTAAGATTTTGCcgattgattttattttcaaagctCTTCAAGTTCGTTTCAAACCGGAAGACTGTGGTCAGGTGACGACAAGtgtgtattttgtatttcaagATTCAAATACTCACATTTCCCTTATCATAAGAAATGGGATTGCAATTGTGAAACACGGAGAGTGCCTTCATTGTGATCTTGTTGTTACCACCACCGAAACAGTGTTCAAAGACATGATCGGAAGTAGAATCAAAGCTATAACAGCCTACGGCTCAGGAGAAATAGAAATACAGGGTGGTGCTATGAATTTCCGAAATATTATGTCTTGTTTTGAAAGAAAcaaatga
- the LOC128190894 gene encoding GTP-binding protein GEM-like produces the protein MEPATSNGSRNLLTVDNSAHRRRRNSATLLTPGVSSSLLQVRQNAPRRNSMPENVYLNGNNSLDLERVRSFKMTKSGIVNRGDRIRRKSTTSISSAGSNISGASYHSSHPLEASDDIVDLNNDPEFFSVAILGAHGVGKKTLKTQFMTSEAICTSNTSIDADGEETTVPVKLDEEESNIRIIEVPDIKSIDDLPNVDAILVVYSVDDEQSFNEAVQNIQFIRKEKVCNQAIILVANKADLERRRVVSEKDAKEVSDRYHCKYVEISVVLNHNVDELLVGIVRQVRLRRNSIELEVPTLAPAKVPKSLSSKTKSFLCKLFRVGQKDNSSNNLYDL, from the exons ATGGAGCCAGCGACTTCAAATGGAAGTCGGAATTTACTAACAGTGGACAATAGTGCCCATCGACGCAGGCGAAACTCGGCGACGCTGTTAACACCAGGAGTTTCCAGCTCCTTACTTCAAGTCCGCCAAAATGCTCCACGAAGAAATAGTATGCCTGAAAATGTGTATCTGAATGGTAACAATTCTTTAGATTTGGAAAGAGTTCGATCTTTCAAAATGACAAAATCCGGAATCGTAAACAGAGGTGACAGAATCCGTCGAAAAAGCACAACGAGTATCAGTTCCGCCGGAAGTAATATAAGCGGTGCCAGTTACCATTCCTCTCATCCTTTGGAAGCCAGTGATGATATCGTTGATTTGAACAACGATCCCGAATTCTTTTCTGTTGCAATATTGGGCGCACACGGAGTTGGTAAAAAGACGTTGAAAACTCAGTTTATGACGTCAGAGGCGATTTGTACGAGTAACACTTCTATAG ATGCTGATGGCGAGGAAACCACGGTACCCGTAAAGTTAGATGAAGAAGAATCCAATATCAGAATCATTGAAGTTCCAGATATAAAG tCAATTGACGACCTGCCAAACGTGGACGCCATTCTGGTCGTGTACTCTGTGGATGATGAACAGTCATTTAATGAGGCTGTTCAGAATATCCAGTTCATCCGGAAAGAGAAGGTCTGCAATCAAGCCATTATTCTGGTGGCCAACAAGGCGGATCTAGAGAGGCGAAGAGTAGTGTCCGAAAAAG ATGCCAAAGAAGTGTCCGACCGCTACCACTGTAAGTATGTAGAGATCTCCGTCGTTCTAAACCATAACGTGGACGAACTATTAGTGGGGATAGTTCGACAGGTGCGACTCAGGAGGAACTCGATAGAGCTGGAGGTCCCGACACTGGCCCCGGCCAAAGTGCCCAAGTCACTGTCATCCAAAACCAAGTCATTCTTGTGTAAACTATTCCGTGTAGGACAGAAAGACAACTCCAGTAACAATCTGTACGATTTATAG
- the LOC128189626 gene encoding hepatocyte growth factor-like protein has translation MMGTFVFLDILGFFLLAFTNIPLTQTQCLYTDNCVSVIDKGRYYRGSVPSTVNGDTCIDWDKHDYDVTPQQYPDEGLDRNYCRNPLGSGEKPWCYTRQNHTAPGNDYWGYCKIPACDPCYFRGIQFKQEDAFHDGCSQCICLADGFHCYRCREDPAPTNGTDLACYTKENLEAKYPACCKRTICHGRDADFNFDEFTKFLKEKLHI, from the exons ATGATGGGAACCTTTGTGTTTTTGGACATTCTAGGATTCTTTTTACTAGCGTTTACAAATATACCATTAACTCAAACACAATGCTTATACACAG ATAACTGTGTGTCTGTGATCGACAAAGGGAGGTACTACAGGGGGTCAGTGCCCAGTACAGTAAACGGAGACACGTGTATCGACTGGGACAAGCACGATTATGACGTCACTCCTCAACAGTACCCGGATGAAGGATTGGATAGGAATTATTGCAGGAATCCGTTAGGCAGCGGTGAAAAACCGTGGTGTTACACAAGACAGAATCATACTGCCCCGGGCAACGATTACTGGGGGTACTGTAAGATACCGGCGTGTG ATCCCTGCTACTTTCGAGGCATTCAGTTCAAACAAGAAGACGCCTTCCATGACGGTTGCTCGCAATGTATCTGTCTGGCGGATGGCTTCCATTGCTACCG CTGTCGCGAGGACCCAGCTCCAACAAATGGAACAGACCTTGCCTGTTACACCAAGGAGAACCTAGAGGCCAAATACCCCGCCTGCTGTAAGAGAACTATTTGCCATGGCAGAGATGCAGACTTTAACTTCGACGAATTTACCAAATTTCTCAAAGAGAAACTTCATATCTGA